A single genomic interval of Magnetococcales bacterium harbors:
- a CDS encoding cytochrome c, which translates to MFFLVSSFPCAASSLAEVAPERQRQLARLVLQDCGSCHGMTMKGGLGPALTREALEGKPSDMLEDTVYFGRAENAMPAWKELLTREEIRWLIEKLQSGGFR; encoded by the coding sequence CTGTTTTTCCTCGTGTCGTCGTTTCCATGCGCGGCTTCCTCCCTTGCGGAAGTGGCCCCGGAACGGCAACGACAACTGGCGCGTCTGGTACTTCAGGATTGCGGCTCCTGTCATGGCATGACCATGAAAGGTGGTCTGGGGCCGGCGTTGACCAGAGAGGCCCTTGAGGGAAAACCGTCCGACATGCTCGAAGATACCGTCTACTTTGGAAGGGCGGAAAATGCCATGCCGGCATGGAAGGAATTGCTGACCCGGGAAGAAATTCGTTGGCTGATCGAAAAATTGCAATCTGGAGGATTTCGATGA
- a CDS encoding c-type cytochrome: MMKKVSVLRQSCLMAGLLFAAMSFAPGVSSFVGQAQAADAPAISEKEMETGKQIYFERCAGCHGVLRKGATGKPLTPDLTVPLGTDYLTQFITHGSPGGMPAWGESGGLKPDEIDLMARYLQAPPPVPPEFGMKDMEATWKVIVPVKDRPTKKMNNFNLENIFSVTLRDAGQVAIVDGDTKKIINVVNTGYAVHISRLSTSGRYLYVIGRDAKINLIDLWMATPDNVATIKVGLEARSVETSKFKGWEDKIAVAGSYWPPQFVLMEGDTLKPLKIVSTRGNVVDTGEYHPEPRVAAIVASHEHPDFIINVKETGKVMIVDYSDINNLESVTVDAAPFLHDGGWDSTKRYFLSAANKSNKIAVIDSKERKLVKLIDVGAIPHPGRGANFVDPKFGPVWATSHLGDSSISLIGTDPKGHPDHVWKVVRTLEGQGSGSLFIKTHPKSKNLWVDTPLSTEAKSSQSIAVYDINNLEKGFEVLPIGEWADLGPGGKKIVQPEYNRNGDEVWFSVWSGKGEKSALVVVDDKTRKLKTVIKDPVIVTPTGKFNVYNTMHDVY, translated from the coding sequence ATGATGAAAAAGGTAAGTGTTTTGAGACAATCGTGTTTGATGGCGGGTCTGTTGTTTGCCGCCATGTCATTTGCCCCGGGTGTTTCATCATTTGTTGGACAGGCCCAGGCAGCCGATGCTCCCGCGATCAGCGAAAAAGAGATGGAAACGGGCAAGCAGATTTATTTCGAGCGTTGCGCCGGTTGCCATGGCGTGCTGCGCAAGGGGGCCACGGGCAAGCCTTTGACTCCGGATCTGACGGTTCCTCTGGGGACCGATTACCTGACCCAGTTCATCACCCATGGTTCGCCAGGCGGCATGCCGGCATGGGGTGAAAGCGGTGGTCTGAAACCCGATGAAATCGACCTCATGGCCCGCTACCTTCAGGCCCCCCCGCCCGTTCCGCCCGAATTCGGCATGAAGGACATGGAAGCAACCTGGAAGGTCATCGTCCCGGTCAAGGATCGTCCAACCAAAAAGATGAACAACTTCAACCTGGAAAACATATTCTCGGTGACCCTGCGCGATGCCGGACAGGTTGCGATCGTCGATGGCGACACCAAAAAGATCATCAACGTCGTCAACACGGGATACGCCGTGCATATTTCCCGCCTTTCGACCTCTGGCCGCTATCTGTACGTCATCGGTCGCGACGCCAAGATCAACCTGATCGATCTATGGATGGCCACACCCGACAACGTCGCCACCATCAAGGTCGGGCTTGAGGCCCGTTCCGTGGAAACGTCCAAATTCAAGGGTTGGGAAGACAAGATCGCCGTTGCCGGGTCCTATTGGCCGCCGCAGTTCGTGCTGATGGAAGGCGATACACTGAAACCCCTGAAAATCGTTTCCACCCGCGGCAACGTGGTGGATACAGGCGAATATCACCCCGAACCCCGGGTGGCAGCCATCGTCGCTTCCCACGAGCATCCCGATTTCATCATCAATGTCAAGGAAACCGGCAAGGTAATGATTGTCGATTACTCCGACATCAACAATCTGGAATCGGTCACCGTCGATGCCGCCCCGTTTCTGCATGACGGCGGCTGGGACTCCACCAAGCGTTATTTCCTGTCCGCGGCCAACAAATCCAACAAGATTGCCGTCATCGACTCCAAGGAACGCAAACTGGTCAAGCTGATCGATGTCGGCGCCATTCCCCACCCCGGTCGTGGCGCCAACTTTGTCGATCCCAAGTTTGGGCCGGTATGGGCCACCAGTCACCTGGGCGACTCCTCCATCTCCCTCATCGGTACCGACCCCAAGGGTCATCCCGACCATGTATGGAAAGTGGTGCGCACCCTGGAAGGTCAGGGCAGCGGTTCTTTGTTCATCAAAACCCATCCCAAGTCCAAAAATCTGTGGGTTGACACCCCCCTCAGCACCGAAGCCAAATCGTCGCAATCCATCGCCGTGTATGACATCAACAACCTGGAAAAAGGTTTTGAAGTGCTTCCCATCGGCGAATGGGCCGACCTGGGACCGGGTGGCAAAAAGATTGTGCAACCGGAATACAATCGGAACGGCGACGAGGTGTGGTTTTCCGTGTGGAGCGGCAAGGGTGAAAAATCGGCTTTGGTCGTCGTGGACGACAAAACACGCAAGCTGAAAACGGTCATCAAGGATCCGGTCATTGTGACGCCAACAGGAAAATTCAATGTCTACAATACCATGCATGACGTTTACTAA